From Pseudomonas hefeiensis, one genomic window encodes:
- a CDS encoding glutathione S-transferase family protein, whose product MGQLLKILGRTSSINVRKVLWTCQELEIAYEREDWGIGFASTHKPEFLALNPNAQVPVIIDENGVLWESNTICRYLAGKHGRSDLLPLEAAARARVEQWMDWQATELNPSWGYPFYALVRKDPDCQDPQRIAAGVKGWNEKMGLLEDQLNRTGAYVAGADFSLADVLIGLSVHRWRQTPMERPNYPAVAAYCKRLEQRPGFAEYAGTAYS is encoded by the coding sequence ATGGGACAACTGCTGAAAATCCTCGGTCGCACTTCCTCCATTAATGTCAGAAAAGTGCTGTGGACCTGCCAGGAACTGGAAATCGCCTACGAACGCGAGGACTGGGGCATCGGGTTTGCCTCGACCCATAAGCCCGAATTCCTGGCTCTCAACCCCAACGCCCAAGTACCGGTGATCATTGATGAGAACGGTGTGCTGTGGGAGTCCAACACCATTTGCCGCTACTTGGCGGGCAAGCATGGACGCAGCGATCTGCTGCCCCTCGAAGCGGCCGCCCGGGCGCGCGTTGAGCAGTGGATGGATTGGCAAGCGACCGAACTCAACCCGTCTTGGGGTTATCCGTTTTACGCGCTGGTGCGCAAGGATCCGGATTGCCAAGACCCACAACGCATCGCCGCCGGAGTCAAAGGCTGGAATGAAAAGATGGGATTGCTCGAGGATCAGTTGAACCGTACTGGCGCCTACGTGGCCGGTGCGGATTTTTCCCTCGCAGATGTACTCATCGGTCTGTCGGTGCATCGCTGGCGCCAGACGCCCATGGAACGCCCGAACTACCCAGCCGTGGCCGCTTATTGCAAACGACTCGAACAACGGCCGGGGTTTGCCGAGTACGCGGGCACCGCGTACTCATGA
- a CDS encoding 2-dehydro-3-deoxygalactonokinase, with product MQAQLIALDWGTTSLRAYKLAAGGEVLEQRSLSSGIMQLPSGPRSLAGEVCVDGFELAFDEACGDWLDAQPGLPVIACGMVGSAQGWREVPYCDTPANVANLGHSLQTIRSLRGVDVHIVPGVIQRSRLPNVMRGEETQVLGALHSLPDEAVLIGLPGSHSKWVEVVNGCIVHFDTFMTGEIFAVLSDHSILGRTQQRGTAFDCLAFDRGVQVALSVDGQIGPLSTVFSARSLGLTGELNASAQADYLSGLLIGHELTALATVQRRRRDSIHLPTVVLIGNSQLCIRYQRALDACGFARVTLAEQATERGLWQLAVAAGLLASTAP from the coding sequence ATGCAGGCGCAACTGATTGCGCTCGATTGGGGGACCACCTCATTACGGGCTTACAAACTCGCCGCCGGTGGCGAGGTGCTCGAACAGCGCTCGCTGTCGTCGGGGATCATGCAATTGCCCTCAGGGCCGCGCAGCCTGGCTGGCGAGGTATGCGTCGACGGTTTTGAACTGGCCTTCGACGAGGCGTGCGGCGATTGGCTCGACGCCCAGCCAGGCTTGCCTGTGATCGCCTGCGGCATGGTCGGCAGCGCCCAGGGCTGGCGCGAAGTGCCTTACTGCGACACGCCTGCCAACGTCGCCAATCTCGGACACTCCCTACAAACCATCCGCAGCCTTCGCGGTGTCGATGTGCACATCGTACCGGGGGTGATCCAGCGTTCGCGGTTGCCCAATGTCATGCGCGGCGAAGAAACCCAGGTGCTCGGCGCCTTGCACAGCCTGCCGGACGAAGCGGTGCTGATCGGCCTGCCTGGCAGCCATTCGAAATGGGTGGAGGTCGTCAACGGCTGCATCGTGCATTTCGACACTTTCATGACCGGCGAGATCTTCGCCGTGCTCAGTGACCACAGCATTCTTGGCCGCACCCAACAACGCGGCACGGCGTTCGATTGCCTGGCCTTTGATCGTGGTGTGCAGGTGGCGTTGTCGGTGGACGGCCAGATCGGCCCGTTATCCACCGTGTTCAGTGCCCGCAGTCTGGGCTTGACTGGCGAGCTTAATGCCAGCGCCCAGGCGGATTACCTTTCCGGTCTTCTGATCGGTCATGAACTGACGGCCCTGGCCACCGTGCAACGCCGACGGCGCGACAGCATCCATCTGCCAACGGTCGTGCTGATCGGCAACTCCCAACTCTGTATCCGTTATCAACGGGCTCTCGACGCCTGCGGTTTTGCCCGGGTGACCCTGGCCGAACAGGCCACCGAACGTGGTTTGTGGCAACTGGCCGTGGCGGCTGGGTTGCTTGCTTCCACCGCCCCCTGA
- a CDS encoding 2-dehydro-3-deoxy-6-phosphogalactonate aldolase — translation MLTQALAHNGLIAILRGLRPEEAAAIGEVLYSAGFRVIEVPLNSPEPYESIRILRSTLPADCLIGAGTVLTPEQVEQVKAAGGQVIVMPHSDPKVLRAAKAAGLYLSPGVATPTEAFAALAEGAHVLKMFPAEQMGPAVVKAWLAVLPAGTVLVPVGGITPDNMAVFVEAGVKGFGLGSGLFKPGLTADEVAVRAKAYAEAWNALI, via the coding sequence ATGCTCACACAAGCACTGGCGCACAACGGGCTGATCGCAATCTTGCGCGGTCTGCGTCCGGAAGAGGCCGCCGCTATCGGCGAAGTCCTTTATAGCGCCGGCTTTCGCGTCATTGAAGTACCGCTCAATTCCCCCGAACCGTACGAAAGTATCCGCATCCTGCGCAGTACCTTGCCCGCCGATTGCCTGATCGGTGCTGGCACGGTGTTAACACCGGAGCAGGTCGAGCAAGTGAAGGCCGCCGGTGGCCAGGTCATCGTCATGCCCCACAGCGATCCGAAGGTACTGCGTGCAGCGAAAGCGGCGGGGTTGTACCTGTCGCCTGGCGTCGCCACGCCCACCGAAGCCTTTGCTGCGCTGGCTGAAGGGGCTCATGTGTTGAAGATGTTTCCGGCCGAGCAAATGGGCCCGGCGGTGGTCAAGGCCTGGCTCGCGGTGTTGCCGGCCGGGACCGTACTGGTGCCGGTGGGCGGGATTACGCCGGACAACATGGCGGTGTTCGTCGAGGCCGGTGTCAAGGGATTCGGCCTGGGTTCCGGCTTGTTCAAGCCGGGCCTGACGGCGGACGAAGTCGCGGTGCGCGCCAAGGCCTACGCCGAGGCATGGAATGCTTTGATCTGA
- the dgoD gene encoding galactonate dehydratase → MKITKLTTFIVPPRWCFLKVETDEGVTGWGEPVVEGRAHTVAAAVEELSDYLIGKDPRNIEDIWTVLYRGGFYRGGAIHMSALAGIDQALWDIKGKALGVSVSDLLGGQVRDKIRVYSWIGGDRPADTARAAKEAVARGFTAVKMNGTEELQFLDTFEKVDLALANVAAVRDAVGPNVGIGVDFHGRVHKPMAKVLMKELDPYKLMFIEEPVLSENYEALKELAPLTSTPIALGERLFSRWDFKRVLSEGYVDIIQPDASHAGGITETRKIANMAEAYDVALALHCPLGPIALAACLQLDAVCYNAFIQEQSLGIHYNESNDLLDYIKDPQVFDYDKGFVKIPNGPGLGIEINEDYVIERAAIGHRWRNPIWRHADGSFAEW, encoded by the coding sequence ATGAAAATCACCAAACTGACCACGTTCATCGTTCCGCCGCGCTGGTGCTTCCTCAAGGTCGAAACCGACGAAGGTGTCACCGGCTGGGGTGAACCCGTGGTCGAAGGCCGCGCCCACACGGTGGCGGCGGCCGTTGAGGAATTGTCCGACTACCTGATCGGCAAAGACCCACGCAACATCGAAGACATCTGGACCGTGCTCTATCGCGGCGGCTTTTACCGTGGCGGCGCGATCCACATGAGCGCCCTGGCCGGTATCGACCAGGCGTTGTGGGACATCAAGGGCAAGGCCTTGGGTGTGTCAGTCAGCGATTTGCTCGGCGGTCAGGTGCGCGACAAGATTCGCGTGTATTCGTGGATCGGCGGCGACCGTCCGGCGGACACCGCCCGGGCGGCGAAAGAAGCCGTGGCGCGGGGTTTCACCGCTGTGAAGATGAACGGCACCGAAGAGCTGCAATTTCTCGACACCTTTGAAAAAGTCGACCTGGCCCTGGCCAACGTCGCGGCAGTACGGGACGCAGTCGGGCCGAACGTCGGCATCGGCGTGGACTTCCACGGTCGGGTGCACAAGCCGATGGCCAAGGTGCTGATGAAGGAGCTTGATCCGTACAAACTGATGTTCATCGAAGAGCCGGTACTCAGTGAGAACTACGAGGCCCTGAAAGAACTGGCACCGCTGACCAGCACCCCGATCGCCTTGGGCGAGCGGCTGTTTTCCCGTTGGGACTTCAAGCGTGTACTCAGCGAAGGCTACGTGGACATCATCCAGCCGGATGCGTCCCACGCCGGCGGCATCACCGAAACCCGCAAGATCGCCAACATGGCTGAAGCCTACGACGTGGCACTGGCGCTGCACTGCCCCTTGGGCCCCATCGCCCTGGCGGCGTGCCTGCAGCTGGATGCGGTTTGCTACAACGCCTTCATCCAGGAGCAGAGCCTGGGCATCCACTACAACGAGAGCAACGACCTGCTGGATTACATCAAGGATCCGCAGGTGTTCGACTACGACAAGGGCTTCGTGAAAATCCCGAATGGCCCGGGCCTGGGCATCGAGATCAACGAGGATTACGTTATCGAACGCGCGGCCATCGGCCACCGCTGGCGCAACCCGATCTGGCGCCATGCCGATGGCAGTTTTGCCGAGTGGTGA
- a CDS encoding MFS transporter, with product MQAHTLSAQASLVTPSRKRFFIMVLLFITVVINYLDRSNLSIAAPALTSELGIDPIHVGLIFSAFGWTYAAMQIPGGWLVDRVPPRILYSVALLLWSVATVMLGFAASFIALFVLRMAVGALEAPAYPINSRVVTTWFPERERATAIGFYTSGQFVGLAFLTPVLAWLQHAFGWHMVFVATGAVGIIWAVIWYAVYREPRDFKGVNAAEIELIREGGGLVDIQADTAKAKFSWADLGIVLTQRKLWGIYLGQFCLNSTLWFFLTWFPTYLVKYRGMDFIKSGLLASLPFLAAFVGVLCSGFFSDWLIRRGSTVGFARKLPIIGGLLISTAIIGANFVESTPLVIAFLALAFFGNGLASITWSLVSTLAPARLLGLTGGVFNFIGNLSAIATPIVIGFLASGDSFAPAITYIAVLALIGALSYILLVGKVERIEL from the coding sequence ATGCAAGCGCACACCCTGAGCGCGCAAGCGTCGTTGGTGACGCCCAGCCGCAAACGTTTTTTCATCATGGTCCTGCTGTTTATCACCGTGGTGATCAACTACCTGGACCGCAGCAACCTCTCGATCGCCGCCCCCGCGCTGACCAGTGAGCTGGGCATCGATCCAATCCACGTCGGGCTGATTTTTTCGGCGTTCGGCTGGACCTACGCGGCCATGCAGATCCCCGGTGGCTGGCTGGTGGACCGGGTGCCCCCGCGTATTCTGTATAGCGTTGCCCTGTTGCTGTGGTCAGTGGCCACGGTGATGCTCGGTTTTGCCGCCAGCTTCATCGCGTTGTTCGTCCTGCGCATGGCGGTGGGGGCTCTGGAAGCGCCGGCCTACCCGATTAATAGCCGCGTGGTGACCACCTGGTTTCCTGAGCGCGAGCGGGCCACGGCCATTGGTTTCTACACCTCGGGGCAGTTCGTCGGGCTGGCCTTCCTGACACCGGTATTGGCCTGGCTGCAACACGCCTTCGGTTGGCACATGGTGTTTGTCGCCACGGGTGCGGTGGGCATCATCTGGGCGGTGATCTGGTACGCGGTGTATCGCGAGCCGCGGGATTTCAAAGGGGTCAACGCCGCCGAGATCGAACTGATCCGCGAAGGCGGCGGGTTGGTGGATATCCAGGCCGATACAGCCAAGGCCAAGTTCAGTTGGGCGGACCTGGGGATCGTCCTGACCCAGCGCAAGCTGTGGGGCATTTACCTGGGCCAGTTCTGCTTGAATTCCACGCTGTGGTTTTTTCTGACCTGGTTCCCGACCTACCTGGTGAAATATCGCGGCATGGACTTCATCAAGTCCGGCCTGTTGGCGTCGCTGCCGTTCCTCGCCGCGTTCGTCGGTGTGTTGTGTTCCGGGTTCTTCTCCGACTGGCTGATCCGTCGCGGTTCCACGGTGGGGTTCGCCCGCAAGCTGCCGATCATTGGCGGGCTGCTGATCTCTACGGCGATCATCGGCGCCAACTTCGTCGAGTCGACACCGCTGGTGATTGCATTCCTGGCCCTGGCGTTTTTCGGCAATGGCCTGGCGTCGATCACCTGGTCGCTGGTGTCGACCCTGGCGCCAGCGCGGCTGCTCGGGCTGACGGGCGGGGTGTTCAATTTCATCGGTAACCTGTCGGCCATCGCCACGCCCATTGTCATTGGTTTCCTCGCCAGCGGCGATTCGTTTGCCCCGGCCATCACCTACATCGCCGTGCTGGCGTTGATTGGCGCGCTGTCCTACATCCTGCTGGTGGGGAAGGTCGAGCGCATCGAGTTGTAG
- a CDS encoding IclR family transcriptional regulator produces MQQDDPKITKDAAPTGTQTLLRGLGVVQAVASGARDLKEIARLIGTTRSTTHRLASCLVDERYLRVVPQVGYLLGPKLIELGFQAREELPLVSLAGPYLDELSALTGDTVHLAIREGDEVLYLLKNPGRNGPEMRSRVGHRMPLARTGIGKALMLDDSQEQWKRLYEISLPAGGKNQFWPQHPEQSWEQFQQRMVEYVAGGYAFDLEDNEPSIRCVAAPIRDAGKRIVAGISIASTVPYMPLEKMAELIPLVKGVTARLSAELGAKV; encoded by the coding sequence ATGCAGCAAGACGATCCAAAAATCACCAAGGACGCGGCGCCCACAGGCACCCAGACACTGCTGCGTGGTCTGGGTGTGGTCCAGGCAGTCGCCAGCGGCGCCCGTGACCTGAAGGAAATCGCCCGGTTGATCGGCACTACCCGCAGCACCACCCATCGCCTGGCCAGTTGCCTGGTGGATGAGCGCTACCTGCGCGTGGTGCCGCAAGTGGGTTATCTGTTGGGACCGAAGCTGATCGAGTTGGGTTTTCAGGCCCGGGAAGAGTTGCCGCTGGTGAGTCTGGCGGGGCCGTACCTGGACGAGTTGTCGGCGCTTACCGGTGACACCGTCCACCTGGCGATTCGCGAGGGCGACGAGGTGTTGTACCTGTTGAAAAATCCGGGGCGCAATGGCCCGGAAATGCGTTCGCGCGTGGGCCATCGCATGCCGCTGGCGCGTACCGGGATCGGTAAAGCGCTGATGCTCGATGATTCTCAGGAGCAATGGAAAAGGCTGTATGAAATCAGCTTGCCGGCGGGTGGGAAGAATCAGTTCTGGCCCCAGCATCCAGAGCAATCCTGGGAGCAGTTCCAGCAGCGGATGGTGGAGTATGTAGCGGGCGGTTATGCCTTCGATCTGGAAGACAACGAGCCGTCGATTCGTTGCGTGGCGGCGCCGATCCGAGATGCCGGCAAGCGTATCGTCGCCGGTATCAGCATCGCGAGCACCGTACCGTATATGCCGCTGGAAAAAATGGCCGAGCTGATTCCCCTGGTCAAAGGGGTCACAGCCCGGCTGTCGGCGGAACTTGGCGCGAAGGTCTGA
- a CDS encoding NAD(P)-dependent alcohol dehydrogenase: protein MYTAIGYAAQSPTTPLAPMKFERRSPRADDVAIDILYCGVCHSDIHQARNEWGIAVYPLMPGHEIVGKVTAVGANVTRYKIGDLVGVGCMVDSCRECEACRADLEQYCYQGMTQTYASPDRVSGGHTMGGYSNSIVVSEHFVLRIPETLDPAGAAPILCAGITTYSPLKHYGVKAGDKVGVLGMGGLGHMGIKFAKAMGAEVTLFTRSASKAEEARRQGADHVIVSTDAEQMAAAAGRFHFLLDTIPVQHDLNPYLDTLRFDGVHILVGLVEPIDPPVHAAKLIMGRRVLAGSLIGGVAETQEVLDFCAEHNISCDIEMLDIRQINEAYSRMIAGDVKYRFVIDMATLKA, encoded by the coding sequence ATGTACACTGCTATCGGATATGCCGCCCAATCGCCCACCACCCCCCTCGCCCCGATGAAGTTCGAACGCCGCAGCCCGCGCGCCGACGATGTGGCGATCGACATTCTCTACTGTGGCGTATGCCACTCCGACATCCACCAGGCCCGCAATGAATGGGGTATTGCCGTTTATCCGTTGATGCCCGGCCATGAGATCGTCGGAAAAGTCACCGCTGTCGGGGCGAATGTCACCCGCTATAAAATTGGCGACCTGGTGGGCGTTGGCTGCATGGTCGACTCCTGCCGCGAGTGCGAAGCCTGTCGCGCTGATCTGGAACAATACTGCTACCAGGGCATGACACAGACCTACGCCAGCCCGGACCGTGTGAGCGGCGGTCACACCATGGGCGGTTACTCCAACAGCATCGTGGTCAGCGAACACTTTGTGCTGCGCATCCCGGAAACACTCGACCCGGCCGGCGCCGCGCCGATTCTGTGCGCCGGCATCACCACCTACTCGCCCCTCAAGCACTACGGCGTGAAGGCCGGCGACAAGGTCGGCGTGCTGGGCATGGGCGGCCTCGGCCACATGGGCATCAAGTTCGCCAAGGCCATGGGCGCAGAAGTCACGTTGTTCACTCGCTCAGCGAGCAAGGCCGAAGAAGCTCGTCGTCAAGGCGCGGACCATGTGATCGTATCTACAGACGCCGAACAGATGGCCGCCGCGGCCGGGCGATTCCACTTCCTGCTGGACACCATTCCGGTGCAGCACGACCTCAACCCCTACCTCGACACCTTGCGTTTCGACGGTGTGCACATCCTGGTGGGCTTGGTCGAGCCGATCGATCCGCCGGTACACGCGGCAAAACTGATCATGGGCCGTCGGGTCCTGGCCGGTTCGTTGATCGGCGGTGTTGCCGAAACCCAGGAAGTACTGGATTTCTGCGCCGAACACAACATCAGCTGCGACATTGAAATGCTCGACATCCGCCAGATCAACGAGGCCTACAGCCGCATGATCGCAGGCGATGTGAAGTATCGCTTCGTCATCGACATGGCGACGCTCAAAGCCTGA
- a CDS encoding AraC family transcriptional regulator gives MLLTRHLDANATLVSLIEPLATRDGFVPTQLPGVQTLRASQDVARGPQLYEPSLVIIAQGSKLAFLGPRTLEYGAGHYLIQALPVPFECETYAMPNAPLLGVSVAIDRAILGELVLAMGLVPGRSLAPQTPESMTCAVLDDAMRGCVERLLRCLHDPLECQVMGQARLRELLFVALRGPQADVLRALVEQQGQFARIAAALSHLHAHFTEPLNVETLASCANMSASTFHEHFKRSTLLSPVQYLKRLRLLKAQRLLLIEGMGVAQVAHQVGYQSSSQFSREYKRYFERSPGEERAA, from the coding sequence ATGTTGTTGACCCGTCATCTTGATGCCAATGCCACTTTGGTTTCGCTGATTGAACCCCTGGCGACCCGTGACGGTTTCGTGCCTACGCAACTGCCCGGCGTGCAAACTCTTCGCGCCAGCCAGGACGTCGCCCGTGGTCCACAGCTCTACGAGCCGAGTCTGGTGATCATTGCCCAAGGCAGCAAACTGGCGTTCCTGGGGCCTCGCACGCTGGAGTACGGTGCGGGGCACTATTTGATCCAGGCGCTGCCGGTGCCGTTCGAATGCGAAACCTACGCCATGCCCAATGCTCCGCTGCTGGGGGTTTCCGTGGCAATCGATCGGGCGATACTGGGGGAGCTGGTGCTGGCCATGGGGCTGGTGCCGGGGCGGAGCCTGGCCCCGCAGACGCCGGAATCGATGACCTGCGCAGTGCTCGATGACGCCATGCGTGGGTGTGTCGAACGCTTATTGCGCTGCCTGCACGATCCATTGGAATGCCAGGTCATGGGTCAGGCGCGGCTGCGGGAGCTGCTGTTCGTCGCCTTGCGCGGCCCTCAGGCCGACGTACTGCGCGCGCTGGTGGAGCAGCAAGGCCAGTTCGCCCGTATTGCCGCTGCCCTGAGCCATCTGCACGCACATTTCACCGAGCCGTTGAATGTCGAGACGTTGGCCAGTTGCGCGAACATGAGTGCTTCGACCTTCCATGAACATTTCAAACGCAGCACGCTGTTGTCGCCGGTGCAGTACCTCAAGCGACTGCGTCTGCTTAAGGCTCAGCGGTTGTTGCTGATCGAGGGCATGGGCGTGGCCCAGGTTGCGCATCAGGTGGGGTATCAGAGTTCGTCGCAGTTCAGCCGGGAGTACAAGCGTTACTTCGAGCGCAGTCCAGGGGAAGAGCGCGCGGCGTGA
- a CDS encoding electron transfer flavoprotein-ubiquinone oxidoreductase, translated as MEREYMEFDVVIVGAGPAGLSAACRLKQKAAEAGKEISVCVVEKGSEVGAHILSGAVFEPRALNELFPDWKALGAPLNTPVVRDDIYVLRNAEAASKIPDFFVPKTMHNEGNYIISLGNLCRWLAQQAENLGVEIYPGFAAQEALFDENGVVRGIITGDLGVDREGKPKEGLYTPGMELRGKYTLFAEGCRGHIGKQLIKRFNLDSDADAQHYGIGLKEIWEIDPAKHQPGLVVHTAGWPLDIMGSENTGGSFLYHLENNQVVVGLIVDLSYSNTFLSPFDEFQRLKHHPVLKQYLEGGKRVSYGARAICKGGLNSLPKMVFKGGALIGCDLGTLNFAKIKGSHTAMKSGMLAADAVADALFAGSEGADELTSYVDAFKASWLYEELFASRNFGAAIHKYGAIIGGGFNWLDQNIFAGKLPFTLHDNKPDYACLKLAADCKKIDYPKPDGKISFDKLSSVFISGTNHEEEQPCHLKLTDPSIPISKNLPLYDEPAQRYCPAGVYEVVTQEDGEKRFQINAQNCVHCKTCDIKDPAQNITWVSPEGAGGPTYPNM; from the coding sequence GTGGAACGCGAATACATGGAATTCGACGTGGTCATCGTCGGTGCCGGCCCCGCTGGCCTGTCTGCCGCTTGCCGACTGAAACAGAAGGCCGCCGAAGCCGGTAAGGAAATCAGCGTCTGCGTGGTCGAAAAAGGCTCCGAAGTCGGTGCGCACATCCTCTCCGGCGCGGTGTTCGAACCCCGCGCGCTGAACGAACTGTTCCCGGACTGGAAAGCGCTCGGCGCACCGTTGAACACGCCCGTCGTGCGCGATGACATTTATGTCCTGAGAAACGCCGAGGCCGCGAGCAAAATCCCTGACTTCTTTGTGCCCAAGACCATGCACAACGAAGGCAACTATATTATTTCCCTGGGCAACCTGTGCCGCTGGCTGGCCCAGCAGGCCGAGAACCTGGGCGTGGAAATCTACCCGGGCTTCGCCGCCCAGGAAGCGCTGTTCGACGAGAACGGCGTAGTACGCGGGATCATTACCGGCGACCTGGGTGTCGACCGCGAAGGCAAGCCGAAGGAAGGCCTCTACACCCCTGGCATGGAACTGCGCGGCAAGTACACGCTGTTCGCCGAAGGCTGCCGTGGTCATATCGGCAAGCAACTGATCAAGCGCTTCAACCTGGACAGCGACGCCGATGCCCAGCACTACGGCATCGGCCTGAAGGAAATCTGGGAAATCGACCCGGCCAAGCACCAACCCGGCCTGGTGGTGCACACCGCTGGCTGGCCGCTGGACATCATGGGCAGCGAAAATACCGGGGGCTCTTTCCTCTATCACCTGGAAAACAACCAGGTGGTGGTCGGCCTGATCGTCGACCTGTCCTACAGCAACACTTTCCTGTCGCCGTTCGACGAGTTCCAGCGCCTCAAGCATCACCCGGTGCTCAAGCAGTACCTGGAAGGCGGCAAGCGTGTCAGCTACGGCGCCCGCGCCATCTGCAAGGGCGGCCTGAATTCGCTGCCAAAAATGGTCTTCAAGGGCGGCGCGCTGATCGGTTGCGACCTCGGCACCCTGAACTTCGCCAAGATCAAAGGCAGCCACACCGCCATGAAGTCCGGCATGCTCGCCGCTGATGCGGTGGCCGATGCGCTGTTTGCAGGCTCCGAAGGCGCGGATGAACTGACTTCCTACGTCGACGCGTTCAAGGCCAGCTGGCTGTATGAAGAGTTGTTCGCCAGCCGCAACTTCGGCGCGGCGATCCACAAGTACGGCGCGATCATCGGCGGCGGCTTCAACTGGCTCGACCAGAACATCTTCGCCGGCAAGCTGCCGTTCACCCTGCATGACAACAAGCCAGACTATGCCTGCCTGAAACTGGCGGCTGACTGCAAGAAAATCGACTATCCGAAACCGGACGGCAAGATCAGCTTCGACAAACTCAGCTCGGTGTTCATCTCCGGTACCAACCATGAAGAAGAACAGCCCTGCCACCTGAAGCTGACCGACCCGAGCATCCCGATCAGCAAGAACCTGCCGCTGTACGACGAACCGGCCCAACGCTATTGCCCGGCCGGGGTGTACGAAGTGGTGACCCAGGAAGATGGCGAGAAGCGCTTCCAGATCAACGCCCAGAACTGTGTTCACTGCAAGACCTGCGACATCAAGGACCCTGCACAGAACATCACCTGGGTTTCGCCGGAAGGCGCTGGCGGGCCGACTTACCCGAACATGTAA
- a CDS encoding electron transfer flavoprotein subunit beta/FixA family protein: MKVLVAVKRVVDYNVKVRVKADNSGVDLANVKMSMNPFCEIAVEEAVRLKEKGVATEIVVVSIGPTTAQEQLRTALALGADRAILVESAEDLTSLAVAKLLKAVVDKEQPQLVILGKQAIDSDNNQTGQMLAALSGYGQGTFASKVEVSGDSVAVTREIDGGAQTVSLKLPAIVTTDLRLNEPRYASLPNIMKAKKKPLEVLTPDALGVSTASTNKTLKVEAPAARSAGIKVKSVAELVEKLKNEAKVI, translated from the coding sequence ATGAAGGTTCTTGTAGCTGTCAAACGAGTGGTCGACTATAACGTCAAGGTTCGCGTCAAGGCGGACAACTCCGGCGTCGACCTCGCCAACGTCAAGATGTCGATGAACCCTTTCTGCGAAATCGCCGTAGAAGAAGCCGTACGCCTGAAAGAAAAAGGCGTGGCGACTGAGATCGTCGTCGTTTCCATCGGTCCGACCACTGCCCAGGAGCAACTGCGTACCGCGCTGGCGCTGGGTGCTGATCGCGCCATCCTCGTCGAATCCGCCGAAGACCTGACTTCCCTGGCCGTGGCCAAGCTGCTCAAGGCTGTTGTCGACAAGGAACAGCCACAGCTGGTGATCCTTGGCAAACAAGCCATCGACAGCGACAACAACCAGACCGGGCAGATGCTTGCGGCATTGAGCGGCTACGGTCAGGGCACGTTCGCGTCCAAGGTTGAAGTGTCCGGCGACAGCGTTGCCGTGACTCGCGAAATCGACGGCGGCGCGCAGACCGTTTCCCTGAAACTGCCGGCCATCGTCACCACCGACCTGCGTTTGAACGAGCCGCGCTACGCGTCCCTGCCAAACATCATGAAAGCCAAGAAGAAGCCGCTTGAAGTGCTGACGCCTGACGCTTTGGGCGTTTCCACCGCCTCCACCAACAAGACCCTCAAAGTCGAAGCGCCGGCTGCACGCAGCGCGGGCATCAAGGTCAAGTCGGTGGCTGAACTGGTCGAGAAACTGAAAAACGAAGCGAAGGTGATCTGA